A section of the Pimelobacter simplex genome encodes:
- a CDS encoding M1 family metallopeptidase, translating to MPVTPRRALATLVTLALGLALAACGEDAAGTRADPMSSGSGAGVPGPTGEPTRVTDRGDLSVARSETREDSVYPEVGDPLVDALHYALDLTWDPKQDRLSAKQKLTFRATTDAAQIPLALSDALEVSALTVDGEKAAFTGADDRLTIDHPVTADQQYVVELAYAGTPVPADAPSTRSDFRQGLGWNITDDHETWTMQEPYGAFTWYAVNDQPADKALYDFTLTVPEPWSGVANGVLTDTTTRKGMVTDVWHLAEPASSYLVTVAFGHYQRTDLKSASGVPVQVWAPADGEALPGGTGTAPDAIDWLEKTLGPYPFESFGIVVVDNESGMETQTMVTLGNTEYSLSPAVVVHEAAHHWYGDTVSPADWSDVWMNEGMAMYLQGMWEAEQEGISIDRKMDEWAGFEDDLRAGAGPPGDYDPQQFGDGNIYYGPAVMWQELRKKIGDERFFALLKDWPASRENRSTDRADYLAWIEKETGEDLGAFFDAWLLDKQSPPRA from the coding sequence ATGCCCGTGACTCCTCGCCGCGCACTCGCCACCCTCGTGACCCTGGCGCTCGGCCTGGCCCTGGCCGCCTGCGGCGAGGACGCGGCCGGCACCCGGGCCGACCCGATGTCCTCCGGCTCCGGCGCCGGCGTCCCCGGCCCCACCGGCGAGCCGACCCGGGTCACCGACCGCGGCGACCTGTCGGTGGCCCGCAGCGAGACCCGCGAGGACTCGGTCTACCCCGAGGTCGGCGACCCGCTCGTCGACGCGCTGCACTACGCCCTCGACCTGACCTGGGACCCGAAGCAGGACCGGCTGAGCGCGAAGCAGAAGCTCACCTTCCGCGCCACCACCGACGCCGCACAGATCCCGCTCGCGCTGAGCGATGCCCTCGAGGTCTCGGCGCTGACCGTCGACGGCGAGAAGGCCGCGTTCACCGGCGCCGACGACCGGCTCACCATCGACCACCCCGTCACCGCCGACCAGCAGTACGTCGTCGAGCTGGCCTACGCCGGCACCCCGGTCCCCGCCGACGCCCCCAGCACCCGCTCGGACTTCCGCCAGGGCCTGGGCTGGAATATCACCGACGACCACGAGACCTGGACCATGCAGGAGCCCTACGGTGCCTTCACCTGGTACGCCGTCAACGACCAGCCCGCCGACAAGGCGCTCTACGACTTCACCCTGACCGTGCCCGAGCCGTGGTCCGGCGTGGCCAACGGCGTGCTCACCGACACGACCACGCGCAAGGGCATGGTCACCGACGTCTGGCACCTCGCGGAGCCCGCGTCGTCGTACCTGGTGACGGTGGCGTTCGGGCACTACCAGCGCACCGACCTCAAGTCCGCGAGTGGCGTCCCGGTCCAGGTGTGGGCGCCGGCCGACGGCGAGGCCCTGCCCGGCGGCACCGGCACCGCGCCCGACGCGATCGACTGGCTGGAGAAGACCCTCGGCCCCTACCCGTTCGAGAGTTTCGGGATCGTCGTGGTCGACAACGAGAGCGGCATGGAGACCCAGACCATGGTCACGCTCGGCAACACCGAGTACAGCCTCTCCCCCGCGGTCGTCGTGCACGAGGCCGCCCACCACTGGTACGGCGACACGGTCTCGCCCGCGGACTGGTCCGACGTGTGGATGAACGAGGGCATGGCGATGTACCTCCAGGGCATGTGGGAGGCCGAGCAGGAGGGCATCTCCATCGACCGCAAGATGGACGAGTGGGCCGGCTTCGAGGACGACCTGCGCGCGGGCGCCGGGCCGCCGGGCGACTACGACCCGCAGCAGTTCGGCGACGGCAACATCTACTACGGCCCCGCCGTGATGTGGCAGGAGCTGCGCAAGAAGATCGGCGACGAACGGTTCTTCGCGCTGCTGAAGGACTGGCCCGCGAGCCGTGAGAACCGCTCGACCGACCGCGCCGACTACCTGGCCTGGATCGAGAAGGAGACCGGCGAGGACCTCGGCGCCTTCTTCGACGCCTGGCTGCTCGACAAGCAGTCCCCGCCCCGGGCCTGA